The Chitinivibrionales bacterium genomic sequence GTCGAGGTTCCGCGGCATCGCGTACGAATTCATCGGCGACGTCGAGACCGCCCGCTCCCGGTTTTCCGACGCCGCGACGGCCTACCTTTTCGCGAGGCGCGATTCGCTGCCGCAGGCCCTGCTGCAGGAGATCAGCGAAAAACTCTATGCGCTTGTCAAGGCCCAGCCGCTGCTTGCCGGGCCGTTCCCCGAACTCGCGGCGCTTGCCGCCGAGAAAACAATCCTGCTCGAACAGGCCGCCGACACCGTGGGGCCGAAAATCGATTCGCTGCTGAAGTCGGAACAATGGCAGGCGGCCGACAGCATGCTCGCGGCGCAGATCGATACGGCATTGACAAAAAGGAACTGCCGGATCGTTGACGTGGTCGCGGCGCACAAGCTGCCGGACTCCGTGTTCTCCACGGCGCTGGTGTTCAGGCTGTCGCGCGCCGCATATGCGTGCAAGGAGTGGGCGGTGGCCGACACGCTGCTCGCCCGGGCCGAGGCCCGGCGGGATTTCGGCGCGGCCGTGCCGCGCAAGGACTATTGCTTTCAAAAAGGCATGGTCTCCTATTCGTTGTCCCGGTACGCCGCGGCGATCAAGGCGCTTATGGAATTCCAGAAAAAATTCGGCCCCACGCCCGACGCGGTGCTGACGCTCGGACGGGCCAACCGCTCCACGGGCCATGATACACTGGCGGAATACTGGTATAACCAGTTTGCAAAGCTATATCCCAAGCATCCGAATACGCCGGACGTGTACTGGTACCTTGCGGGGAAAGAAGAAGAGGACGGCCATTTCGCGAAAGCGGCGGGACTGTACCAGAAACTGGCGAAACTTAAGAAATTCCCGCGGGCGGAAGAGGCGTTTTTCCGGAAAGGCCTGTGCTGGTACAAGGCGGGCGCCTATGCGCGGGCATGCTCCACGTTCATCGCGTTTACAAGAGGGAACGTTGATGCTCCCCTTGAAAGCGGCGCCCAGTACTGGAAGGCCAAATGCCTTCTGGCGCTGGGAAAACACCGGGAGACCGCGGAGGCGTTCCGCGTCGTGGTACGCACCGCGCCCGCGGATTATTACGCGTTTCGGGCGCGCGAGATGCTGACGCTCTCGGGGGACACGGTCGGTTTTCCGGTTCTCGACACCACCTATGATGCCGCGTCCACCCGTGCATGGATCGACTCGGTCTCCCCGCCGCAAAAGATCGCCCTTGCGCCGGCCGACAGCGCCTGTCTTGAGCGCGGCACCATGTTCGCCCTGTGCGGCCTTACCGGTCTTGCGGGCCGTTTTCTTGACGGGCTCGAGATGCGGTATCCCTCGAACCTCGGCCTCGAGTTCGACCTGGCATGGCTTTACAAACGCGCAAACGACCCCACCCTGTCGTTCAGGGTGGCGCGGCGGCTGTCGTGGCGGGTGCCGCCGGAGGCGCGTGCGATCATGCCCCTTCCCCTGTATGAGCTGCTATATCCGCTGACCTACGGCGGGGAGGTGGCGCGGGAAGCGAGCCGGTACGGCGTGGACCCGTATCTCGTGCTCGCGGTCATGCGGCAGGAAAGCATTTTCGACCCCTGCGTGCAGTCGCGCGCGGGCGCGATCGGCCTCATGCAGATCATGCCGTTCACCGGCAGGGCCATCGGCCAGGCCATCGGCGATCCGTTCAGCACCGACTCGCTGTACCGGCCGGTCACCAACATCAGGTACGGGGCGTTTTATCTCAAGCAGCTGCTCGACCAGTTCCAGGGCAATCTGGTGCTCGCGCTCGCAAGCTACAACGGCGGGCCCGTAAAGGCCGCAGAATGGTATGCCAAGAACAAGCGCAAGACATTTGATTTGTTCATCGAGGACATCGGGTTCACCGAGACACGCGGCTACGTCAAGAAGGTGCTGGCGAATTACTGGAACTACCGGAAGTTCGCCGACTACCGCCCGTTCCCGTGAGACCGGGCGCCGCGCGCCGGAAACGGTTTCCTGTGCAAAGGCGCGTGGTTCTCATTAAATTATACAAGTTCTTGCTTTCGGGTCTTGAATATTGTTTTTTTATATCTTTTCATTTATACAGCAAGGAGTGCCTATGAGGATGCGCATGACGGTGATCCTGCTCGCGGCAATCAGTCTCCCGCTTTTTGCCGGCAGCCAGAAACGCGAAACAAAAGTCGATTCCATGTCGTATGAAACCGGCGCGGAGTGGCGGATTTTCTCAACCGGCGGCGGGGTCAAGGGGTTCGCCCTTTACAATAATTTGGTGTGGTCCGTCAACCAGGCCGGCGTGACGTGCATGAGCGTGGTTGCGGCGAAAAAGGGCGACATGCAGACCTACAAGGACCTCGGCGGCATACCCGCGGCGGACGCCACCTGCATTGCCGTTGACAATACGGGAGTCGTCTGGGTGGGCACAAAGGCGGGGGTCGCCATGAAAACAAAAGACTCCTTCAAGGTGTTCAACAAAGACAACGGGCTTCCCGACAACACCGTGAACAAAATCCTGGCCGCAAAGAGCGGGAAGCTCTGGGTGGCCACCGACAACGGCGTGGCAATGTATCAGGGCGGCGCCTGGACCGTGTACGGGACAAAAGACGGGCTTGCCGGCGAGCATGTC encodes the following:
- a CDS encoding transglycosylase SLT domain-containing protein — its product is MKATSAPLFLILSAGTVLAFPPLDTAGSGALITGDCRLALEVLKRDSSVTDSAYWHFKQGVAYFKCQDYERAIPQFRQCLADSSRFRGIAYEFIGDVETARSRFSDAATAYLFARRDSLPQALLQEISEKLYALVKAQPLLAGPFPELAALAAEKTILLEQAADTVGPKIDSLLKSEQWQAADSMLAAQIDTALTKRNCRIVDVVAAHKLPDSVFSTALVFRLSRAAYACKEWAVADTLLARAEARRDFGAAVPRKDYCFQKGMVSYSLSRYAAAIKALMEFQKKFGPTPDAVLTLGRANRSTGHDTLAEYWYNQFAKLYPKHPNTPDVYWYLAGKEEEDGHFAKAAGLYQKLAKLKKFPRAEEAFFRKGLCWYKAGAYARACSTFIAFTRGNVDAPLESGAQYWKAKCLLALGKHRETAEAFRVVVRTAPADYYAFRAREMLTLSGDTVGFPVLDTTYDAASTRAWIDSVSPPQKIALAPADSACLERGTMFALCGLTGLAGRFLDGLEMRYPSNLGLEFDLAWLYKRANDPTLSFRVARRLSWRVPPEARAIMPLPLYELLYPLTYGGEVAREASRYGVDPYLVLAVMRQESIFDPCVQSRAGAIGLMQIMPFTGRAIGQAIGDPFSTDSLYRPVTNIRYGAFYLKQLLDQFQGNLVLALASYNGGPVKAAEWYAKNKRKTFDLFIEDIGFTETRGYVKKVLANYWNYRKFADYRPFP
- a CDS encoding two-component regulator propeller domain-containing protein codes for the protein MRMRMTVILLAAISLPLFAGSQKRETKVDSMSYETGAEWRIFSTGGGVKGFALYNNLVWSVNQAGVTCMSVVAAKKGDMQTYKDLGGIPAADATCIAVDNTGVVWVGTKAGVAMKTKDSFKVFNKDNGLPDNTVNKILAAKSGKLWVATDNGVAMYQGGAWTVYGTKDGLAGEHVRDIVAGPSGTVWFGTNKGISCYNGAAWTTYNMKNGLSWNDTKALGYDAKTGTVWAAVGEKDMNSFDGKSWKVFMEVGDGIVAIMVDTQSRVWISTATGLMKFNGEEWISDPQKIGITAAQVTQMHKDDKGNLWFGMETGVLKLDNPYPY